The sequence below is a genomic window from Tenacibaculum tangerinum.
GTAAATACAGCCGCTGTTAACAATCCACTAGAAAACACCTTACGTTTCTCTTTGTCATTTGATTTAGGAGAACTATACGAAGTTTATTAAAAACAGTATTTTTTTATAAATTCGTAATCACAGAATACTAAAGCAGTCTCTAAGACTGCTTTTTTTGACTAATCGTTTTATCATGAAAAAAATTGAGATAACTACTACCGCTACGATATTTGATGATGTTTCGCAATTAACAACAGAAGATGCATTTTTAATACAAAAAGCAGTAGAAGCAAGACAAAAAGCGTATGCTCCGTATTCAAAATTTAATGTAGGTGCAGCTATTCTACTAGATAATGGGCATGTTATTTTAGGCAACAATCAAGAAAGTGCCGCTTACCCTTCGGGCATGTGCGCAGAAAGGGTTGCTATTTGGAAAGCTGGCTCAGAATTCCCTAACATGAAGGTAAAAAAAATAGCCATTACGGCTGCCTCAGAAAACA
It includes:
- the cdd gene encoding cytidine deaminase, with product MKKIEITTTATIFDDVSQLTTEDAFLIQKAVEARQKAYAPYSKFNVGAAILLDNGHVILGNNQESAAYPSGMCAERVAIWKAGSEFPNMKVKKIAITAASENTTVNKPVGPCGACRQTLSEYEINQKHPIEIIFMGEVGKIIKTESLLSLLPFSFDSSYL